TTTTGAACGCAGCACCTGCATGGCGGTCGCCCTGTTCATGTGCTGAGAGCGCTCTGTCTGACAGCTGACGATGATGCCAGAGGGGACGTGCGTAATGCGCACCGCGGAGTCGGTCATATTGACATACTGACCACCGGCGCCGCTGGAGCGGAAGGTGTCCATCTTCAGGTCTTCGGGACGGATCTCGATCTCAACGCTTTCCGGCAGGACCGGCATTACCTCTACGGAGGCAAAGCTTGTATGGCGGCGTTTTGCCGAATCGAACGGCGATATGCGCACCAGGCGATGAACGCCCTGTTCCCCCTTGAGGTAGCCGTAGGCGTAATCTCCGGATATCGATATGGTCACGCTCTTTATACCGGCCTCCTGATCGCGCAGTTCGTCTATCAGCTTCACCGTATAGCGGTGATCCTCGGCCCAACGCATATACATACGATAGAGCATCTGCGCCCAGTCCTGCGAATCAAGTCCCCCGGCGCCCGCGTGCACGGTCATGATGGCGTCGCCGGCATCATACTCTCCGTCCAGCAGCACCAGTATCTGATATTCTTCTATGGTCCGCGCAAGCTCCTCAGAGCGCGAGTAGAATTCTTTCTCAAGCTCCCGGTCGTCCGCCTCGGCCAATATCTCGGCTATCGCCTCGATCTCCTCAAACTCGCCCCTCATCTGCGCGACCTTGTCAAGGCGCGTCTGACAGCGTGAAAATTCCCGCGATACCTCCTGGGCTTCGGGCGACCCCCAGAAATCCTCTTTTTCCGTTACCTCATGCAGTTCTTTTAGTTTTGCCTCGATGGAAGGCAGGTCAAAGACTTTCACGCAGTTCATCAAACGATGAACGCAGGTCCGTCATGACGGTCGATATGGGAAGTACTACCATCAATAACCCCTCCTGAAAATACGAATCAACTTTTATTATAACCGCAAAAGGACAAAATCGTATATAATTTTGGAGAAGTCGACCAAGGGAAGTGGCAAAATGATAAAACCAAACGAAGAGGCCAACAGCCGCGCGCAGGTGTTTGAGACGCTGATGGAGAACCCGGGCGCGATAGTATCCAGCTCGCTGTTGACGCAGAGGCTCTCCTCCTCACGTCAGGCTGTATTCAAGGCCGTCTGCTCCCTCAAGGACGAGGGCGTCCCCATTGAATCGATACCACAAAAGGGCTACCGTCTGGAAAGCATCGACGAACTTCAGAAGCTGAGCCCTACGATGATTGAGTTTTTCCTCCGAGATAATCCTCTTTTCAACAGGTGTATCTATATGCGAGAAACGGACTCCACCCAAAAGGTGATAAAGAAGCTCGCGATGCAGGAGGCCGAAGCCGGTATCGTGGCGCTGACTGAACGCCAGAGCGAAGGCCGGGGCCGGCGCGGAAGAAGCTGGCAGAGCCCCGACGAGAAAAATCTGATGTTCTCCATGCTCCTGCGGCCGACGCTGAAACCGGGCGAGGTACAACTGCTTAATTTAGCCGCCGGTCTTGCCGTCAAAGAGACGCTCGGCGAGCTCTGCGGCATCTCCTCGGAGCTGAAATGGCCCAACGACATCCTCTGCCGCGGCAAAAAGCTTTGCGGCATTTTAAGCGAGGCCGCGGGCGAGCCGGACCGGATATATTACGCCGTCACCGGCATCGGCATCAACGTCAACATGGGGCCTCCTGATATTCCCGAAGAGATAGCCGGCGTCGCCACTTCCGTCCTTATCGAAGGCGGCCGGCGGTTCGCAAGGTGGAAATTGCTGGTGGATTTTCTGGCCCGCTTCGCGGCGCTGATGGAACTGCTCTCCTCCCGCGGAGGCGCGGTGAAGCTGCTCTCGCTTTACAGGCGCGGCTGTGATACGATAGGAAGAGAGATCCGTGTCGTGCAGGACGAGGAAATCTTCAACGGCAGGGCGACCGGCATCACGCCGGAGGGAGCTCTCGTCGTGCATACAAGTGACGGAGAAAAAATATTTGCCGCGGCGGATGTACATCATCTGCGCATGGCGGAGGGAGTGAACGGCGGATGAGGCTTACGGAACGCGCCCGCACAAGCGGCTGAGCAGCAAAGATAGCTCCGGCGGAGCTTGACAGGATATTAAAAGACCTTCCGGTCTTCCGTTCCGATGATCTGCTCGCCTCATGGAATCACGGAGAGGATGCGGCGCTCTGGAAGATAACGGACGAGCGGATCGGGATATTGACGATCGACTTCATTACGCCTGTGGTAGACGATCCTAAAAAATTCGGCGAAATCGCGGCGGCGAATTCGCTCAGCGACGTATACGCGATGGGCGGCAGGCCGATAATAGCGCTCAACGTGGTCTGTTTCCCTACCTCCTGCGAGCCGATCTCCGTGCTTCAGGAGATCCTTGAGGGCGGCGCCCGGAAGGTAATAGAGGCGCGGACCATGCTGGCCGGAGGCCACAGCGTGCAGGACGAGGAGCCGAAGTACGGGCTCGTCGTCTTTGGCGAGGTAGAAAGCGACGAAATGTGGACCGTCGGCAGCGCGAAGGAGGGCGATTCGCTCATCCTCACAAAACCGATCGGCACGGGAATCGCCGTGACGGCGATCAAGGCGGGGCTGTTTTCGCCCGAAAATATCGAGGCGGCGGAATTGAATATGGCCAAGCTCAACGCGGTGCCGCCGCTGCTGCCCAAAAAGCTGCGCAGGGCAGTGACGTCCTGTACGGACCTGACGGGTTTCGGGCTGGCGAGTCACGCGCTGGACCTCGCCTCCGAGGGGACGTCGCTTACGATAGACTGCGCCAAGATCCCGCTGCTCCCCGGGATATCCGAAATGGCGGAGATGGGACTGATACCGGCGGGAGCCTATGAAAACAGGAAGTATGCCGGCGCGCGCGTGATAAATAATTCCCCGCTGGGGCGCTTCGCCGAGGACATAGCCTTTGATCCGCAGACCTCAGGCGGTCTGCTGATTACGGCAGACAGGCGCAGCGCCGCTGAAATTCTTGAGATCGTGCGCGGTAACGGCTTTGAGAGGGCGGAAATAATCGGAAGTTTCCACGCTGGTGACGAAAGACTGACCTTGATTTAGGGAACGCTTTAAAATATAAAGGGCGGCTCCGGTGGTGCATACCGGACCGCCCTTCATATTTGCGCCGAGCTCATGACGTTATGCGAGGAAATACAGAGCCGTCGTCACGATAAGCGCCGCGCATACAAGGCCTAAGAGCATTGAATTGTTGATCGCTCCCGCCTTCTTTTTGTCCTCTTCGCTGAACTGCGAATATCCCTGGAAGGTCGAAAGGCTCTCGCGGCCGTCTGTGTCGACCCATTTGTCGGTAAAACGGATTGGATCTTTAAGCGTTAATTTCATATCAAATTCCTCCTTAATTTATTTTTTTATCTTTGTTCGTTCCTTCTTTACGGTATTATTATCTCATTTTTTGAAATTTCTTCCATACGATCTCAAAACCACTTATCTCTTTCCGCTATTGAAACAAAAATTTTTTGCCCGTTAAGCTTCTGTTTTTGTTATAATGATGAGAATATTTTTAACGCATCATTGGAGAATGAAAAATGGAAGACAAGGCGATCTGCCTAGACACAACGGATTGGAAAATACTGGAGGCGCTTCAGAAGAACGCGCGCTCGACATTCACTGAGATAGGGCAGAGCGTAGGGCTTACCGCGCCGGCGGTGCGCGAACGTATCCGCCGGATGGAGAGCGACGAGCTTATAACCGGATACCGTCCGGTCATAAACTATGCGGTCCTCGGACGCCCGATCCGGGCGCTCATCGCGCTGAAGTTCAAAAGCGGGTCGCGCGCTGCGGACGGGACGACGCTCGCGCATTCCGAGTTGTTCAATGGTTTGGCGGGCGTGGTAAGATGGTGGTTCGTCACCGGCGACACGGAATGTGTGCTCGAGGCGGCCGCCCCCTCTATGAAGCAGCTCGATGCGACGCTTGAAACGCTGAACCGGTGGGGCTTTCTTACGGTAACATACATGATACTGGACGACAGCGGCGAGGTGAACTGCCGCAGGCTCTGAGCCTCAGCAAAAAACAGAACGAAAACAGGGACGCCCTCCGCATAACAAGAAGGGCGTCCCTTTCGCATTATCTTTCTTTATATATTTCCTTTACCCGAGCCGGTTGGCACGCGAACAGAGCCAGATCGAAATGACGAGGAATACCGCATTGGCCGTCCAGGCGGCCGCGAGGGGAGGCAGCGTTCCGCTCTCTCCGAGAGCCCTGCTGAATGACATTATCACGTAATAGACAAAGATGATAATGACGCTGTAGCCGAGCCCGACGCCGGAACTTGAACGCTGGGGCCGGCTGCCGAGCGCTGCGCCGAGCATCGCGAATATAAGGCAGGCCCAGGGAACGGCTATCCTCAACTGCAGTGCCATCCATAGATCACCGGTCCCCTCGCCCATTTTTTCTTTGAGCTTTACGGCGGTGACCAGTTCCGGGATCGTCATTTCATCGGGAGAGGCCGATTTCGCGGATATTTCATTCGGGCCGAGATTGAGAGTGAGCGCCTGACGGTCAAATTTAAAGAGCAGTCCTACTTCCTTGGTCTCTTTATTTATCTCATATACGGCGCCGTCTTCAAGCCACCAGCTGCCGTCTGTCCACTTGCCGCTCTGCGCCGATATTATCCGCGCCAAACGCCCCTCCTCAAATTCCTCCACCGTCACATCTTTCATATCCTTGGTGGCGTTGTCCATCTGATCGATGTAGATCACGCGCTTTATTACTCCGCCGCTTTCCTCTTTGAGAAATACCTTTTGCGTGAAGATAGGAGCCGATTCCCGCAGCACCTCATATTTCATCACATTAGCCGCGGCGCGCTCGCTCAGCGGCACGAGGCTTTCGTTGATGAAAAACGCGCATATCGAAACAAAGAAGGCCGCGATGACCACCGGGCGCACGATGCGCTGGAATGAAAGTCCGGCTGACTTCAGCGCCACCAATTCGGAATTTGCCGAGAGTTTGCCGAATCCAAGCAGCGCCGCAAGGAGGCAGCTCATCGGAATGGTGAATACGACGAGCCTGGGCATGTAATACAGGAAAAGCCTGATAACTATCCCGATGGAGACGCCCTTTTGGATTATGAGATCCGCCATCTGGAAGAGGAGCCCGCCGGCCACGAGGATTATAGTAAAGGCCACAAGGCCAAAGAAAAACGGCCCTTTGAGTTCCCCTAATATAAAGCGGTCCAGCGCCCTCATTCTAAAGGAAAATTTATCTGCGTTTTTCAACGGTCTTCACCATTGTTCAACTTTATTATATGGTCCGCACATTCACGCACCGCGCCCTTTCCTCCCTGCCGTTCCGTAACGTAGTCCGCACAGGCGGCCGCCGACGGATGGGCGTTTGCCACCGCAATGCCAAGACCGGACCATTTGATGCACTCGATATCGGGAACGTCGTCCCCCGCATAGGCCGTCTCGGCGGCGGTTATCCCCCAGCCGGAGGCGATAGCTTTAAGATCACGGAGCTTGTCGTC
The window above is part of the Cloacibacillus evryensis DSM 19522 genome. Proteins encoded here:
- the prfB gene encoding peptide chain release factor 2 (programmed frameshift) — its product is MVVLPISTVMTDLRSSFDELRESLDLPSIEAKLKELHEVTEKEDFWGSPEAQEVSREFSRCQTRLDKVAQMRGEFEEIEAIAEILAEADDRELEKEFYSRSEELARTIEEYQILVLLDGEYDAGDAIMTVHAGAGGLDSQDWAQMLYRMYMRWAEDHRYTVKLIDELRDQEAGIKSVTISISGDYAYGYLKGEQGVHRLVRISPFDSAKRRHTSFASVEVMPVLPESVEIEIRPEDLKMDTFRSSGAGGQYVNMTDSAVRITHVPSGIIVSCQTERSQHMNRATAMQVLRSKLFERTLRERQEQLDSIQGEKRSIAWGSQIRSYTLQPFQLVKDHRSGCEIGNVQAVLDGSLDELIMSYLRFLKNDK
- a CDS encoding biotin--[acetyl-CoA-carboxylase] ligase produces the protein MIKPNEEANSRAQVFETLMENPGAIVSSSLLTQRLSSSRQAVFKAVCSLKDEGVPIESIPQKGYRLESIDELQKLSPTMIEFFLRDNPLFNRCIYMRETDSTQKVIKKLAMQEAEAGIVALTERQSEGRGRRGRSWQSPDEKNLMFSMLLRPTLKPGEVQLLNLAAGLAVKETLGELCGISSELKWPNDILCRGKKLCGILSEAAGEPDRIYYAVTGIGINVNMGPPDIPEEIAGVATSVLIEGGRRFARWKLLVDFLARFAALMELLSSRGGAVKLLSLYRRGCDTIGREIRVVQDEEIFNGRATGITPEGALVVHTSDGEKIFAAADVHHLRMAEGVNGG
- the selD gene encoding selenide, water dikinase SelD yields the protein MRLTERARTSGUAAKIAPAELDRILKDLPVFRSDDLLASWNHGEDAALWKITDERIGILTIDFITPVVDDPKKFGEIAAANSLSDVYAMGGRPIIALNVVCFPTSCEPISVLQEILEGGARKVIEARTMLAGGHSVQDEEPKYGLVVFGEVESDEMWTVGSAKEGDSLILTKPIGTGIAVTAIKAGLFSPENIEAAELNMAKLNAVPPLLPKKLRRAVTSCTDLTGFGLASHALDLASEGTSLTIDCAKIPLLPGISEMAEMGLIPAGAYENRKYAGARVINNSPLGRFAEDIAFDPQTSGGLLITADRRSAAEILEIVRGNGFERAEIIGSFHAGDERLTLI
- a CDS encoding Lrp/AsnC family transcriptional regulator is translated as MEDKAICLDTTDWKILEALQKNARSTFTEIGQSVGLTAPAVRERIRRMESDELITGYRPVINYAVLGRPIRALIALKFKSGSRAADGTTLAHSELFNGLAGVVRWWFVTGDTECVLEAAAPSMKQLDATLETLNRWGFLTVTYMILDDSGEVNCRRL
- a CDS encoding LptF/LptG family permease: MKNADKFSFRMRALDRFILGELKGPFFFGLVAFTIILVAGGLLFQMADLIIQKGVSIGIVIRLFLYYMPRLVVFTIPMSCLLAALLGFGKLSANSELVALKSAGLSFQRIVRPVVIAAFFVSICAFFINESLVPLSERAAANVMKYEVLRESAPIFTQKVFLKEESGGVIKRVIYIDQMDNATKDMKDVTVEEFEEGRLARIISAQSGKWTDGSWWLEDGAVYEINKETKEVGLLFKFDRQALTLNLGPNEISAKSASPDEMTIPELVTAVKLKEKMGEGTGDLWMALQLRIAVPWACLIFAMLGAALGSRPQRSSSGVGLGYSVIIIFVYYVIMSFSRALGESGTLPPLAAAWTANAVFLVISIWLCSRANRLG
- a CDS encoding KdsC family phosphatase → MIKLFAMDVDGTLTDGGIYMDGSGNELKRFDVQDGQGIVRLLKSGVKVVFISGRHSAPTQQRADNLKITRCINGTDDKLRDLKAIASGWGITAAETAYAGDDVPDIECIKWSGLGIAVANAHPSAAACADYVTERQGGKGAVRECADHIIKLNNGEDR